A genomic region of Papaver somniferum cultivar HN1 chromosome 7, ASM357369v1, whole genome shotgun sequence contains the following coding sequences:
- the LOC113293407 gene encoding amino acid transporter ANT1-like, which produces MGKKESLEDGVAVPLLEPSYSDIRGGTSTSIQTIGNIIVSIVGTGVLGLPFAFKISGYLTGSIGVIIAALSTFYCMNLLVHCRDSIEKEEPGQVKTYGDIGQKAFGLPGRYLTETLIIISQCGGSVAYLIFIGQNLSSIFKHQNIPVSWFIISLIPMEIVLSWIQSLSTLSPFSVFADICNVLAMGIVFKQDLQLFDGISERKAITTEGIISQGLVFSCGIAVFCFEGFGMTLALESSMKDKKKFKWVLGYAFLGITFVYICFGLFGYLAYGDATLDIVTLNLPNDWSSTAVKIGLCLGLTFTFPIMVHPIHEIVEGKLKESMWFQKLCYSDKEEVFEKRERYGLYLCRASQVIGQALIALCVPGFGVFVSLVGSTVCALLAFVLPSTFHLIFVGSSLALWQRALDIIILFCGFCFAVYGTYNAIVGGSS; this is translated from the exons ATGGGCAAGAAAGAAAGTTTAGAAGATGGAGTTGCAGTTCCATTACTTGAACCTAGTTATTCAGATATACGAGGAGGAACATCTACATCTATTCAAACAATTGGAAACATCATAGTATCTATAGTTGGTACTGGTGTTTTAGGTCTTCCTTTTGCTTTCAAAATCTCTGGTTATCTTACTGGTTCTATCGGTGTTATCATTGCCGCCCTGTCCACTTTCTACTGCATGAATCTCCTT GTTCATTGCAGGGATAGTATAGAAAAAGAAGAACCAGGACAAGTAAAAACATATGGAGATATAGGGCAAAAAGCATTTGGATTACCAGGGAGATATCtgacagaaaccctaattataatATCACAATGTGGTGGTTCAGTAGCTTATTTAATCTTCATTGGTCAAAATCTTTCATCAATTTTCAAACACCAGAATATACCTGTTTCTTGGTTTATAATTTCATTAATACCCATGGAAATTGTTTTATCATGGATTCAATCGCTTTCGACTTTGTCGCCTTTCAGTGTTTTTGCAGATATTTGCAACGTTTTAGCAATGGGTATTGTATTTAAACAAGACTTGCAGTTATTTGATGGGATTTCTGAGAGAAAAGCAATCACAACTGAGGGAATTATTAGTCAAGGTTTAGTGTTTTCGTGTGGAATTGCAGTGTTTTGTTTTGAGGGTTTTGGTATGACATTGGCTTTGGAAAGTTCGATGAAAGATAAGAAGAAGTTTAAATGGGTTTTGGGTTATGCTTTTTTAGGGATTACATTTGTGTATATTTGTTTTGGATTATTCGGGTACCTGGCTTATGGTGATGCGACGCTAGATATTGTTACTCTCAATCTTCCTAATGACTGGTCTTCTACTGCTGTTAAg ATCGGACTATGCTTGGGGTTGACATTTACATTCCCTATAATGGTTCACCCGATTCACGAGATTGTGGaaggaaagctgaaagaaagtaTGTGGTTTCAGAAACTCTGTTATTCAGACAAGGAGGAAGTATTCGAAAAGAGAGAAAGGTATGGACTGTACCTGTGTAGGGCTTCCCAGGTGATTGGACAGGCCCTGATAGCATTATGTGTTCCTGGGTTTGGTGTTTTTGTTTCACTGGTCGGAAGTACAGTTTGTGCACTGCTAGCCTTTGTTTTGCCTTCTACATTTCACTTGATATTCGTTGGATCCTCTTTGGCATTGTGGCAAAGAGCATTGGATATCATCATTCTGTTTTGTGGATTTTGTTTTGCTGTTTATGGCACTTACAATGCCATTGTTGGTGGTTCAAGTTAG
- the LOC113299681 gene encoding uncharacterized protein LOC113299681: MFEDMKAINKIKVSFHLLQILIASLFFQAASSSVKVEPKIVSRISFGSCANQSAPQPIWNAIVDFDPQLFIWLGDNIYGDIRRPFRVFGKQRTIGPWKNVPRFVPASKEEMQFRYQLAKSNPGYSRLRKKTQVIGTWDDHDYGLNDAGKEFTGKNTTQQLMLDFLDEPKNSPRRKQAGVYASYMFGPKRKQVKVIMLDTRYHRDPLSSDGSILGNSQWEWLAKELNGPKSEFTIIGSSIQVISNISATTGPLFYLESWGQFPKERKRLFELITRSKRNGVFFISGDVHFGEITRYDCGTGYPLYDITSSGITQSVEKAIPRPLAFLVRVVAWLTPTTMRVTGPQCRFKSCTYGQSNFGAIEIDWDANPVTMKIQIRDVNGIPVHGVNISVSDLQNQGVSHPTAEAGKYLRHCSLETSLPWLDRHCLIILFACSLAGALLLVIIAVYASILLSSKLVRKCKFD, from the exons ATGTTTGAAGATATGAAGGCAATTAATAAGATCAAAGTCTCGTTCCATCTTCTACAAATTCTCATCGCCTCGCTTTTCTTCCAAGCTGCTTCTTCTTCAGTGAAAGTGGAACCTAAAATTGTTTCTCGTATCTCATTTGGTTCTTGTGCTAATCAAAGTGCTCCTCAG CCCATTTGGAATGCAATTGTTGActttgatccccaacttttcatttGGCTGGGTGACAACATTTATGGAGACATCAGGCGCCCCTTTAGAGTATTTGGAAAGCAAAGGACAATTGGCCCATGGAAGAATGTTCCTAGGTTCGTCCCTGCATCTAAGGAAGAAATGCAGTTCAGGTATCAGTTGGCGAAAAGCAATCCAGGATATTCTCGTCTTAGGAAGAAAACACAG GTGATTGGCACATGGGATGACCATGATTATGGATTAAATGACGCTGGAAAGGAGTTTACTGGGAAAAACACCACTCAACAGCTAATGTTAGATTTCTTGGATGAACCAAAAAATAGCCCAAG GCGCAAGCAGGCTGGTGTCTACGCCTCATATATGTTTGGCCCTAAACGGAAACAAGTCAAG GTGATTATGCTAGACACCCGATACCACAGAGATCCATTGTCAAGTGATGGAAGTATTTTGGGGAACTCACAGTGGGAATGGTTAGCAAAAGAGTTGAATGGGCCAAAGTCAGAATTTACCATTATTGGATCTTCCATCCAG GTTATTTCGAATATTTCTGCAACTACTGGACCCCTGTTTTATCTGGAATCTTGGGGACAATTTCCGAAGGAGAGGAAGCGCTTGTTCGAACTAATAACAAGGAGTAAG AGAAATGGTGTCTTCTTTATAAGTGGCGATGTTCATTTTGGGGAGATAACTCGATACGACTGCGGCACTGGATATCCACTGTATGATATTACATCTAGTGGGATCACCCAATCTGTGGAGAAGGCAATCCCACGGCCATTGGCATTTCTGGTGAGAGTTGTAGCATGGTTAACACCAACAACCATGCGAGTTACTGGACCGCAATGCCGATTCAAGTCATGCACATATG GGCAGTCGAATTTTGGAGCAATTGAGATAGACTGGGATGCTAACCCAGTGACTATGAAGATTCAAATAAGAGATGTTAACGGAATTCCTGTTCATGGTGTCAACATTTCAGTCTCAGATTTGCAAAACCAGGGTGTAAGCCATCCAACCGcagaagcaggaaaatatttgCGTCACTGCTCTCTTGAAACTAGTCTACCTTGGCTCGACAGACATTGCTTGATAATTCTATTCGCATGTAGTTTAGCAG GCGCACTTCTTCTTGTTATTATTGCTGTTTATGCATCAATATTGTTAAGCAGCAAATTAGTTCGCAAGTGCAAGTTCGATTAA
- the LOC113299682 gene encoding uncharacterized protein LOC113299682: protein MAFVGRFRELMKKYGKVALGVHLGVSAASVTGLYFAINNNVDVENLLSKVGMSSGVTTNKEGEGNQQPQLGKTPSEGLISEEQQQSDFQQIQTLPPKETNKTAELIASSGGALALAVLCNKALFPIRVPITVGLTPPIARFLARRKLIKTQV from the coding sequence ATGGCATTCGTTGGTAGATTCCGTGAGTTGATGAAGAAGTATGGTAAGGTAGCATTAGGTGTCCATCTGGGTGTCTCTGCAGCTTCAGTCACTGGTTTGTATTTCGCCATCAATAACAATGTGGATGTCGAAAATCTTCTCAGTAAAGTTGGTATGTCTTCTGGTGTAACTACTAataaagaaggagaaggaaatCAACAACCCCAACTTGGTAAAACCCCATCTGAGGGTTTGATTTCTGAAGAACAGCAACAATCTGATTTCCAGCAGATCCAAACACTACCACCAAAGGAAACAAACAAAACTGCTGAATTGATTGCTTCAAGTGGTGGTGCTCTTGCTTTGGCTGTTTTATGTAACAAAGCTTTGTTTCCGATTAGGGTTCCGATTACTGTGGGTCTTACTCCACCAATTGCAAGATTCTTGGCTAGAAGGAAACTCATCAAGACCCAAGTATGA
- the LOC113296029 gene encoding EP1-like glycoprotein 4 gives MTKSLFLFLFFILCSSSIIVRAVVPASKTFNIVNRGALLSGIVEFNAEFRQLRFANYPFRLCFYKPFLADSYILAIGLGNGGNTRIRWVWAANLNHPVGENANLVFNSTGNLALIDTDGRVAWQTNTANKGVVDIKLLPNGNFVLVNKNGGFVWQSFNHPTNTLVVGQALIPGSSSTNKLVNGAYSLVLQGKQLGLFFNPNSKSSSSKPLNYFNLIEPILQSSVLKSVTFNIAPDSFGAESANELGLYTSPSTRFILAQPKYNSTLSIFRLGADGNAYIYTYFEKSSERDAWEETYATFSKNGTNGECLMPEKCGSFGLCSNSQCVACPTPKGTTGWNKECKPSSLPSCSVSAAKVGYYKLEGVDRFLSAASAEAEGPMKVDACMKKCSDDCKCAGFFYRVDSSMCLRTAQFYTMMKLSDDLESNKLSTVYIKYAK, from the coding sequence ATGACCAAATCTTTAttcctcttcttgttcttcattttGTGTTCTTCATCAATAATAGTCAGGGCAGTAGTGCCTGCCTCAAAGACATTCAATATTGTCAATCGAGGAGCATTACTCTCTGGTATTGTCGAGTTCAATGCAGAATTTCGCCAATTAAGATTTGCAAACTACCCATTTCGTCTTTGTTTCTACAAACCCTTCTTAGCTGATTCTTATATTCTAGCTATTGGCTTGGGAAATGGCGGAAACACGCGTATCCGGTGGGTTTGGGCAGCTAACCTTAATCACCCTGTTGGTGAGAATGCTAATCTCGTGTTCAATAGCACTGGAAATCTCGCCTTAATCGATACTGATGGTCGAGTTGCTTGGCAAACTAACACGGCAAACAAGGGTGTAGTTGATATTAAACTACTCCCTAATGGTAACTTTGTCCTTGTCAATAAAAATGGTGGATTTGTCTGGCAGAGTTTTAATCATCCTACTAATACTCTCGTGGTAGGACAAGCTCTTATTCCTGGAAGTTCAAGTACTAATAAGCTGGTAAATGGGGCTTATAGTCTGGTTTTACAAGGCAAACAGCTCGGTCTATTCTTCAATCCCAACTCAAAATCATCATCATCCAAACCATTGAACTATTTCAATTTGATAGAGCCAATTCTTCAAAGTTCTGTTTTGAAAAGTGTCACCTTCAACATTGCCCCAGACTCCTTCGGAGCCGAATCCGCTAATGAATTAGGCCTTTATACCTCTCCTAGTACCAGATTCATTTTAGCTCAACCTAAATACAACAGTACATTATCAATTTTTCGGTTGGGTGCCGATGGTAATGCGTATATCTATACTTACTTCGAAAAGAGTAGTGAAAGGGATGCCTGGGAGGAAACTTATGCCACTTTCTCTAAAAATGGAACCAATGGAGAATGTTTAATGCCGGAGAAGTGTgggtcgtttggtctttgcagcAATAGCCAATGTGTGGCCTGTCCTACGCCAAAAGGAACAACGGGTTGGAACAAGGAATGTAAACCATCAAGCTTACCTTCTTGCAGTGTTAGTGCAGCCAAGGTTGGTTATTACAAGCTTGAAGGTGTCGATCGTTTCTTGAGTGCTGCTAGTGCTGAAGCTGAAGGACCAATGAAGGTCGATGCGTGTATGAAGAAATGCAGCGATGACTGCAAATGTGCCGGTTTCTTCTACAGAGTGGATAGTTCTATGTGCTTGCGTACTGCCCAATTTTATACCATGATGAAGCTCAGCGACGATTTAGAGAGTAACAAACTGTCTACTGTTTACATTAAATACGCAAAGTAG